GCCTCCACCGACATGCCCACACGAAGACGCTCGAGCAAAGGCTGCCCATCATCGAAGACGATCCTCACCGGAATCCGCTGCACCACCTTGGTGAAGTTGCCGGTCGCGTTGTCCGGCTTCACCGCGGCGAAGGTGACGCCGGTGGCCGGCGCGATGCTCTCGACATGCCCGTGCAGGGTCTCGCCGGAGAAGGTATCGACACTGATGCGCACCGGCTGGCCGGGCTGCACATGGGTCAGTTGGGTTTCCTGGAAGTTGCCGACCACATAGGCCTGTTGCAGTGGCACCACCGACAGCAGCCGCGCGCCTGGATTGACGTAGGCGCCAACACGCAGCGCGCGTTCGCCGACCATGCCGTCCACCGGCGCGGTGATGCGGGTGTAGGAGAGGTCCAGCTCGGCTTTTTCCACGCCGGCTTCGGCGCGCTTGAGTTGGCCATCGGCACTGGCGACCTGGGCTTGGAGGATGTCCACCTGCTTGCGCGTGGCCACCAGTGCCGCCTGGGTGTTGGCCAGCCGCGCGCGGGCCTGGTCGACGCGGCTGCGCGCCTGCTGGGCGTTCTGCACAGTGCCGGCGCCCTGCTCGGCCAGGCGGCTGTAGCGCGTCACTTCATGGTCGGCGAAACCGGCCTCGGCCTGCGCCGCCTTCACTGCGGCCTCGGCCTGGGCGATCAGCGCCGCCTGGCGCTCGAGGGTGGCGCGGGCATCGATGGCCTGCGCCTTGGCCACCAGCAGTTGGGCCTGGGCGGCATCCAGTGCGGCCTGGTAGTCGCGGGCGTCGATGGTCGCCAGCAACTGGCCGGCCTTGACCTGCTGGTTGTCCTCGACCAGCACCTGCTTGATGAAGCCTGCTACCTTCGGCGCGACCACGGTGTAGTCGGCGGTGACGTAGGCGTCGTTGGTGCTCTGGCGGTGGTCGCTGCCGAACATCCAGGGGCCGACGATGGCGGCGAGGACGGCCACGGCGAGTACCGAGCCGATGAAAACTGTCTTGCGTGCTTGGGTCATGTCATTTGTCTCGAACTACAGGGTCAGGCCACCGCACGGGGCGGATAGACCCGGGTAGGCACAAAGGGAATCAGGCAGATCAGGGCCACGGCGATGCAGGCCATCACCAGGTAAAGGTCGGCCGAGGTCAGTACCAGGGCCTGTTCGTGAAGGCGCCTGGCCAGGTTCGCCGCGCCATCGTCCAGCAGTGGCGCATTGCCCAGGCTGTCGACCAGATGGTTGGAATGAAAATGCCTGCGCAGGGTGCCCAGGGCATCGAGCAGGCCGGTGGCGATCACTGCCGCCAGGCCCTTCACGGTGTTGAACCAGGCGGACGCGAACGGGCCTTCCTGCGGGGTCATGCCGTTGGTCGAAAGCATCAGCAGTGGCAGCACCGCCATCGGCTGGCCGAACACCTGCAACAGGTAGTACGGGTAGAAATCACCGCGGATCCATTCGCTGGTGAGCAGGCTGCTGCCCACGCACGAGGCCGCCAGCATCGCCAGCCCGCTCGCCAGTACCCAGCGGCAGTCCACCGCGCGGATATTGCACAGCGCTGCGGTGAGCGGCAGCGCGATCAGTTGCGGCATGGCCACCAGCATCATCAGCGGGCTGGTCTGCGCCGGACGATACCCCTGGATCTGCGCCAGGTACGCCGAAGGAATGCTACCTACGCCGGAAAGTACGACCAGCACGCCGGCCAAGGTCACCAGGGCGAAGCTCAGGTTGCGCCGCGACAGCATGCGCAACTGGAAGAACGGCAAGGGCTCGGACCATTCGTTGTACATGAACAGCACCAGCAACAGCAGGCCACCGCCCAGCAGCCAGCAGATCAAGGGCGAATCGAACCAGCCCCAACGATCGCCCAGCGACAGGCCCAGCACGATACTGCTGATGGCCGGCAACCCCAGCAGCACGCCACGCCAGTCGAACTGCCGGAAGCGCTCCAGGCGCAGCGGGTCCTCCGGCAGGCCCCAACCGACGCAGAAGATCGCCAGTGCCGAGGGCAGGATGATCTGCCAGAACGTCCACTGCCAGCCGACATATTCGGTCCACAGGCCCGCCAGTGGCGTGCCGAGGTTGGGCCCGAACGTGGCAGTCAGGGCGTAGCAGGCCAGGCCATAGACCTTGATGTTCGGCGGCAGGAAGCGCAGCGCCACGCTCATCAGCATCGGCGGCAATGCCCCCGAGGCAAAGCCCTGGAGCACCCGCAGCAGCATCAGGCTATGCAGGTTGGGGGCCAAGGGCTGGACCAGGCCCAGCACGGCGAACAGGCCAATGGCTGTCATGGTGAAGCGGCGCAGCGAGAAGGTGGTGGCCAGCCAAGGTGCGAAGGCCATGGCCGAAACCGATGCAGCGGCATACACCGCCACCAGCCAGGCGCCCTCGTCGGCGCCGATGCCCATGGCGCCGCGGATATCGGCCAGGGAAATCTTCGTCACCGCCTCGTTGAGCCCGGCGCAAAGCACCGCAAGCAACACACCGAACAACCCCACCACCACGCGCAGGCCGAATGGCGTCTGCGCGGGCGCAGCAGCCACCGGGGCGGCAGCGAGTGCAGCGGCGGGTGCGCTCAGGGAACTCATTTCTAGACATCTCCAGCAACATTTTTCAGCTGTGGGAAGTCTAGGGGTGGGGAATGCTTACGAAAACTGACTTGTTGGCAGTTTTATATTGCGCCAGACGCAATCCGCTTTCGGTGGTGGCCTTTTCGCGGGCAAGCCCGCTCCTACAGGTAAATCATTGCTCTTGAAAACAGTGCAGGTCTCAAGGCTCGGCACTGCAACACGCCTTCAGCGTGCGCCGCAGCCACCGATGCGCCGGGTCATTGTCGAAGCGTGGATGCCAGGCCTGCATCACCCGCACCTTCTCCAACTCCACCGGAATCTCGAAGGAGCGCAGCGGCAGCCCGAACTTCAGCACATTGCCGAGGATATTCGCCGGCATCGGCAGGATGAGGTCGGAATCCGGCAGGGAGAACATCGCCGAGTGGAAGCTCGGGGTGATCAGCGACACTCGCCGCTGCAATTTGTAGTTGCTCAGCTCCACGTCGATCGGCCCATTGGCCCGCCCGCGCCGCGACACGCTGATCTGTGGATAGCGGGCAAAGCGCTCGGGGGTGATCGGCGCGTCGAAGATCGGATGGTCGTCCCGCGCCAGGCCCACGAAGTGTGTATCGAACAGATGCTGCACCTTGATCTCCGGCCCCAGTTCGATGCTCGAACTCACCACCAGGTCGATCTGCCCGTGGCGCAGCACGAGGTCGTCATCGCCATGGGCTTCCGGCACGAAACGCAGCACCGTGCGCGGTGCCTCGGCCAGCATCATGTGCAGCAGGCGCGCGCCATACAGCGCGACGAACAGGTCGTTGGTGCGGATGTTGAAAGCGCGCTCCAGGTTCGGCAGGTCGACGTCCTCGCCGCTGTTGAACACCAGCCCGGCCTGCTCGACCAGCGCCCGCACCTGGTCACGCAGGGCCAGCGCGCGGGGTGTCGGCACCAGGCCGCGCCCGGCGCGCACCAGAATCGGGTCGCCCAGCGCGTCGCGGATGCGCCCCAGTGTGCGGCTCATCGCCGCTGGGCTCAGGTTCATGCGCTGCGCAGCGCCCACCACACTGCCCTCGTCGAGCAGGGCATCGAGGGCGACAAGCAGGTTCATGTCCGGGAGTTGCATGGCCGGTTTCCGTGGCGAGTGTGGGAAACGCGATGGTAGCAGGTCGCACGATTGCGTCTGGTGCAATGACGCCGTGCGTGGGGGGCCATTTATCCAGGTTGGGGGAAGGTTCGAGAATGGTGTCGATCTTTTCGCGGGCAAGCCCGCTCCCACAAGGATTTAGCTGGCTGTCAAATTTGAACCTGACAGTTGCTCTCACATGGCAACCAGTGGGAGCGGGCTTGCCCGCGAAAAGATCGACACCGCTCACCCGCCCTGACACAAGGCCCCGCCAATGCCCATCCTCATCGCCATCGACGCCTCCCCCGCCAGCGCCCCCCTGATCGACCTCGCCCGCCGCTACTGCCGCCCCGGCGAACATCCATTGCAGGTACTGCTGGCCATCGACCCGACCTTCGCCGTGCACGAGCGCCCGGCGTCCTATACCGAGCAGGAACTGGAGGAATACCCCGCCGCCTGCGAGGAGCAGCAACTGGCCGAACGCGCCCTGCAACAAGCCGTGGCCACGCTGCGCGAAGCGGGTTTCCAATGCCAGGGTTGCATGGTCGCTGCGCAACCGGTCGAGGCCATCGTCGACAAGACCCGGGAACTCGGCTGCGAGCTGATCATCATGGGCCACCGGCACCTGTCGCGCCTCGGCAGGCTGCTGGACCCGTCGATCAGCAGCAAGGTGATCGACCGGGTACAGGTACCAGTGCTGGTCTGCCCGGCAGGCGAGTGACCCTCACGCCCCGCCCGGCCTGACCACCACCGTGCAGGTCGTGCCAGCGGCCAGCAGGTAGCCTTCGGGCACTTCATCGATATGAATCCGCACCGGCACCCGCTGCGCCAGGCGCACCCAGTTGAAGGTCGGGTTCACATCGGCGACCAGCTCGCGGCTCTGCGGGTTGTCACGGTCATAGATGCCGCGGGCAATGCTCTCGACATGCCCCTTGAGCAACTCGCCGCTCATCATCTGCAGCTCGGCCTGGTCCCCCACCTTCACATGCGGCAGCTTGGTCTCCTCGAAGAAGCCGTACACCCAGAACGAGTGCTCGTCCACCACCGCCATCACCGCCTCGCCGGTGCGGGCGTAATCGCCCTTGTGGATGTTCAGGTTGGTGACGTAGCCGTCGACCGTGGCGACGATCTCGGTGCGCTTGAGGTTCAGCTCGGCCGCTGCCAGTTGTGCCTGGGCCTGCTGATAGTCGGCCAGGGCGGCGTTGGCGATATTGCTGGCGTCGTCGCGGTTCTCCTTGGAGATGACCAGGTTGTCCAGGTCGGCACGGCGCCGTGCGTTGACCTTGCGCATCTCCCAGGTGGACTTGCGCGAAGCGACCAGCGCCCGGGCCTGCTCCACGGCCAGGCGATAGTGCTCGGGGTCGATGCGGATCAGCACATCGCCCTTCTTCACCTGCTGGTTGTCACGCACCGGCACGTCCACCACATAGCCCGGCACATCGGCCGCGACGTTGATGATGTCGGCGCGCACGCGACCGTCGCGGGTCCAGGGCGTGGTCATGTAGTGCAGCCACAACTGGCGGCCGATCACCACGGCAGCGGTCAGCACCAGCAGGGTGGCGAGGAGGCTGAAGAACTTTTTCATCGAAGGTTTCTCACCAGTAGACAGACAGCGCCAGTGCGCCGAACAGGCAGACGAACAGGGACAGGCGCAACAGCGCCGGGTGCCAGAAGAAGCGATAGCCGTCGTGGCTGGCGATGAAGCGGTCCAGGCCCCAAGCCAGGCCTGCAGCGAACAGGAACATCAGTGTCATGGTGGGCATGTACACGCCATGGAAGGCGATCTCACGGGGCATGGTGCAATCCTTTGGCCGGGGCCAGGGGTGACTGGGGGTCGAGCAGCGAGGTGCGGATGAAGTGCAGGTAGCTCTGCGCGCGGCGCAGCACCGACGTGTCGAAGTGCCGGGCGAAAGGTTCGTCGGTGGCCTGCACGCGGCTGATGGCGTGGTCGACCGCCACCAGCGCGCGCTCGTGGTTGCTGGCGTTGGGCTGCAGGAACAGCCGCGCCAGGGCGCGCCCCATCACCCGGATCGCCTGGCGCCAGGGCTGCGATTCGGCATAGGCCGGGTGCACCGGGGCGTTGGCCTGCTCCTTGCGCAGTTCGATCACGGCGTGGCCGACTTCCGATACCACGAACATCCAGCCCATCAGCTCGGCCTGCACCTGCGGCTTGCCGGCCGCCAGGCCATAGGCCTGGTGCAGCAGGTCACGAGTGCGACTCTCGAAAGCCGAGCCCAGGCCACGCAGGCGCCCACCGATGGCGAACAGCACCTGTTCGCGCAGGTCCTGCTCCAGGCGGCTCCATAGCCAACGGCTGTTCGGCGGCAGGATGATCGCCCCGGCCGCAGCGCAGACCAGCATGCCGATGATCATGCCGATGTAATCGTTGATGAAGGCGTATGGGTCGTAGACCGTGAGGTTGTTGGGCACCGAACCGATGGCGAAGAACACCAGCAAGCCCACGCCATAACCGGCATAGGCCGGACGCGACGAGAGGAACGCCCCGAGCACGAACACCGGCGCCAGCACCATGCACAGCAGGGCGAAACCGTCGATCCAGGGGAACACGAAGAAGGTCTCGAAGAACCCGATGAACGCCCCGAGCAAGGTGCCGCACGCCATCTGGAACGACATGCGCCTGGGGTTGGGTGAGGCTGCCGAAAGGCCGGCGGTGACCGTGGCGATCAGCGTCATCATGGCGCCGCTGGGCCAGTCGCTGAGCAGCCAGTAGCTGCCCAGCAGCAACAGCACCGCGGCGCCACGCACGCCGGCGGCCAGCGACACCAGCCAGCTGGTCTGTGCCACATAGGGCTCGTCCCACTGCTCGCGTTCGTGGTTGTGCGCGGCGAGCGAGGCATGGGTCTGGGCGTAGCTGTAGAGGTCGTCGACCAGGCGGTAGAGCAGCTCGTAGGTGGTGTGGAAGTCCAGTAGGTCGGCGTCGCTGGGGCCGGTCTCCAGGTACGCCGCACGCAGCCCGCGCACCTGCGCCTGGAGGCCATCCTTGTAGGCTGCCAGTTCCAGGGTCAGGCGTAGCGCATCGGCATCGGTCAGGGCTCGCCCGACGTAGGGCTCGAGCAATTGCGCCAGGGTATGCAGGCCCGGCTCGATGGCGCCGACGATCTGCGCCGGGCCGCGTGCACGCAGGCGTTCGAGCAAACGGTGCAAGGCGTTGAAACGGGTGGTGATGGCCATGAATTCGCTGTTCATGCGCACCAGGCGCCCGGAGCGCCTGCGCATGTGCGGGTCTTCGAAGGCGGTGACGTTGCGCAGGCTCTCCAGCCCCACCGCCTCGGCGATGAAACGCACGTTGCACGACTCGAACAGCGCACGCTGGCTGTTGCCGCGCAGGGCCTCGACCACCACCCCGGCAAACACGCCGAAGCGCTGGTACAAGGCATTGCGCATGGCGGCGCTGGCCGATTGCGGCAGGATCGCGGCACTGACCAGGGTCGAGACGAGAATCCCCAGAGAGATCTCCAGCACCCGCCATACCGCGGCCATGAATGCCTGGTCAGGGTGCTGGAGCACCGGCAGGCCGATCATCGCCGCGGTATAACCGGCCAGCACGAAGCCATAGGCGCGGAAGGTGCGATAGCGCATGGCCCCTGCCGAGCACAGACCAACCCACAGCGCCAGGCTGGGCAGGAACAGCTCGGTGTTCTGCGGGAAGATCGCGATCAGCGCGACCATCATCGCCGAACCGGCCAGGGTGCCGAGCATGCGATAGAAACTCTTGGCGAACACATGCCCGCTCTGCGGCTGCATGACGATGAACACGGTGATCATCGCCGTGCGCGGCTGCGGCAGCTCCAGGCGCATGGCCAGCCAAAGGGTGAGGAACGCCGCAGCGAGCACCTTGAAGATGTAGACCCAGGTCACCCCGTCGGTGCGCGCCCAGGCAAAGAAGCCCCGGCGCCATTCCAGGTTGGACAGCCAACGCATCATTGCCCGCGTCCCGAGGCAATCAGGGCCGGCGCTTTCGGCGCCGCCTGATGCCCTTCATCCGGCACGTCGCTGCCCGCACCCAGACCTCCGCCCAACGCCGTGACCAGCTCGGCATGCACACTCAAGCGCGCGGCCTGGACCTGCTGCTGGATCTGCTGCTGGCGGAACAGCAGGGTCTGCGCATTGAGCACGTTCAGGTAGTCGGTCAGCCCGCGCTGGAAGGCAACCGTGGCGATGTCGTAGGTCTTCTGCGCGGCGGCGACGGATTCGGCCGCGAAGTGTGCCTGCTGCGCCATCGACTCGCGACGGATCAACTGGTCGGAAATCCCCTTCAACGCCCCGACCACTGTTTCGTTGTAATGGGCAACAGCCATGTCGTAGCCGGCCGAAGCTTCACCCAACTGCGCGCGCAGACGCCCGCCATCGAAGATCGGCAAGCTGATGGCAGGCCCGACGTTGTAGTTGAACTTGCGGCCGGTGAGAAACTCGAGCGGCCCGCCACCGGTGGCCATGAAACCAAGGCCGCCGACCAGGTCGACATTGGGGAAGAAGCCTGCGTGGGCGACCTCGATGCCGCGGGCCTGGGCTGCCACCTGCCAGCGGCTGGCGACCACGTCGGGGCGCTGGCCGACCAGCTCGGCGGGCAATGCCGAGGGCAAGGACAGCGGCGCCGCGAGCGTCAGTGTCGGGCGCTGCAGGCTGGCCCCCTCGCCCGGCCCCTTGCCGGCC
The Pseudomonas putida genome window above contains:
- a CDS encoding MFS transporter, producing MSSLSAPAAALAAAPVAAAPAQTPFGLRVVVGLFGVLLAVLCAGLNEAVTKISLADIRGAMGIGADEGAWLVAVYAAASVSAMAFAPWLATTFSLRRFTMTAIGLFAVLGLVQPLAPNLHSLMLLRVLQGFASGALPPMLMSVALRFLPPNIKVYGLACYALTATFGPNLGTPLAGLWTEYVGWQWTFWQIILPSALAIFCVGWGLPEDPLRLERFRQFDWRGVLLGLPAISSIVLGLSLGDRWGWFDSPLICWLLGGGLLLLVLFMYNEWSEPLPFFQLRMLSRRNLSFALVTLAGVLVVLSGVGSIPSAYLAQIQGYRPAQTSPLMMLVAMPQLIALPLTAALCNIRAVDCRWVLASGLAMLAASCVGSSLLTSEWIRGDFYPYYLLQVFGQPMAVLPLLMLSTNGMTPQEGPFASAWFNTVKGLAAVIATGLLDALGTLRRHFHSNHLVDSLGNAPLLDDGAANLARRLHEQALVLTSADLYLVMACIAVALICLIPFVPTRVYPPRAVA
- a CDS encoding FUSC family protein; the encoded protein is MRWLSNLEWRRGFFAWARTDGVTWVYIFKVLAAAFLTLWLAMRLELPQPRTAMITVFIVMQPQSGHVFAKSFYRMLGTLAGSAMMVALIAIFPQNTELFLPSLALWVGLCSAGAMRYRTFRAYGFVLAGYTAAMIGLPVLQHPDQAFMAAVWRVLEISLGILVSTLVSAAILPQSASAAMRNALYQRFGVFAGVVVEALRGNSQRALFESCNVRFIAEAVGLESLRNVTAFEDPHMRRRSGRLVRMNSEFMAITTRFNALHRLLERLRARGPAQIVGAIEPGLHTLAQLLEPYVGRALTDADALRLTLELAAYKDGLQAQVRGLRAAYLETGPSDADLLDFHTTYELLYRLVDDLYSYAQTHASLAAHNHEREQWDEPYVAQTSWLVSLAAGVRGAAVLLLLGSYWLLSDWPSGAMMTLIATVTAGLSAASPNPRRMSFQMACGTLLGAFIGFFETFFVFPWIDGFALLCMVLAPVFVLGAFLSSRPAYAGYGVGLLVFFAIGSVPNNLTVYDPYAFINDYIGMIIGMLVCAAAGAIILPPNSRWLWSRLEQDLREQVLFAIGGRLRGLGSAFESRTRDLLHQAYGLAAGKPQVQAELMGWMFVVSEVGHAVIELRKEQANAPVHPAYAESQPWRQAIRVMGRALARLFLQPNASNHERALVAVDHAISRVQATDEPFARHFDTSVLRRAQSYLHFIRTSLLDPQSPLAPAKGLHHAP
- a CDS encoding DUF1656 domain-containing protein, translating into MPREIAFHGVYMPTMTLMFLFAAGLAWGLDRFIASHDGYRFFWHPALLRLSLFVCLFGALALSVYW
- a CDS encoding universal stress protein, which gives rise to MPILIAIDASPASAPLIDLARRYCRPGEHPLQVLLAIDPTFAVHERPASYTEQELEEYPAACEEQQLAERALQQAVATLREAGFQCQGCMVAAQPVEAIVDKTRELGCELIIMGHRHLSRLGRLLDPSISSKVIDRVQVPVLVCPAGE
- a CDS encoding LysR family transcriptional regulator; the encoded protein is MQLPDMNLLVALDALLDEGSVVGAAQRMNLSPAAMSRTLGRIRDALGDPILVRAGRGLVPTPRALALRDQVRALVEQAGLVFNSGEDVDLPNLERAFNIRTNDLFVALYGARLLHMMLAEAPRTVLRFVPEAHGDDDLVLRHGQIDLVVSSSIELGPEIKVQHLFDTHFVGLARDDHPIFDAPITPERFARYPQISVSRRGRANGPIDVELSNYKLQRRVSLITPSFHSAMFSLPDSDLILPMPANILGNVLKFGLPLRSFEIPVELEKVRVMQAWHPRFDNDPAHRWLRRTLKACCSAEP
- a CDS encoding HlyD family secretion protein codes for the protein MTQARKTVFIGSVLAVAVLAAIVGPWMFGSDHRQSTNDAYVTADYTVVAPKVAGFIKQVLVEDNQQVKAGQLLATIDARDYQAALDAAQAQLLVAKAQAIDARATLERQAALIAQAEAAVKAAQAEAGFADHEVTRYSRLAEQGAGTVQNAQQARSRVDQARARLANTQAALVATRKQVDILQAQVASADGQLKRAEAGVEKAELDLSYTRITAPVDGMVGERALRVGAYVNPGARLLSVVPLQQAYVVGNFQETQLTHVQPGQPVRISVDTFSGETLHGHVESIAPATGVTFAAVKPDNATGNFTKVVQRIPVRIVFDDGQPLLERLRVGMSVEATIDTQGDTLAGKEVTAR
- a CDS encoding HlyD family secretion protein, which translates into the protein MKKFFSLLATLLVLTAAVVIGRQLWLHYMTTPWTRDGRVRADIINVAADVPGYVVDVPVRDNQQVKKGDVLIRIDPEHYRLAVEQARALVASRKSTWEMRKVNARRRADLDNLVISKENRDDASNIANAALADYQQAQAQLAAAELNLKRTEIVATVDGYVTNLNIHKGDYARTGEAVMAVVDEHSFWVYGFFEETKLPHVKVGDQAELQMMSGELLKGHVESIARGIYDRDNPQSRELVADVNPTFNWVRLAQRVPVRIHIDEVPEGYLLAAGTTCTVVVRPGGA